A stretch of the Nicotiana tabacum cultivar K326 chromosome 6, ASM71507v2, whole genome shotgun sequence genome encodes the following:
- the LOC107823670 gene encoding U-box domain-containing protein 32 — protein sequence MSGEIGVINAEGICDGENTVFVAVGKNVKEGKSILSWALKSFSVRRICILHVHPSNHLLSGKVSGTKLKQHMVKACQELERQKLHKFLNQYLLFLSQAGIQGGKVWLEMNNVEKGIIHIIEQHKIQWLVMGAAAETHYSKQLSELKSSKAKFVCQHAPIHCQIWFTCSSYLIHTRSKNCSHLTSKESLSSPKDNGGTKLHDHADDGYEDLNISEDASMSADKMVNVEIKGNYSFLRSKNKCETHLHRSTSLPILEEGGFHTKPSSDERSRLDHAENSKKSAFEESVKRWRAEEDAMEAIHMAEVSYKLSKEEEGRRKEKEEILAKQKEEVERMKIQHDLCLKELQMIQEKKLVLESQITESSYAAQELEEKIIQAVELLISFRKKRDELQIECDNAIKEVNQFRKLVEADTDEHCIKNFFSISFSDIIEATQNFDPTSKIGEGKLGSVYKGIIHNVKVAIKMLPACGSLSDSDFQHKAESLSRVRHPNLVTLMGICSESRSLTYEFLEKGNLEDHLAGRTKSRPLCWQHRIRIAVEICSALIFLHFNDPCLVHGNLTLSNILLDAKFISKISDLGVHLLVSHNENSSIDGKFCGKDDPEASDPECIDKGQLTVESDVYSFGIILLRLLTARPASGIVREVKCAWESGNLGSVLDCSAGEWPTERANLLAYLALRCCAEDPLNRPNMLLEVWPTIEPMRDVCTPCPDSNTSSQGSKSQRRIPPHFVCPIFQEVMEDPYIAADGYTYEGDAIKGWLYSGHDTSPMTNLKLDTCDLIPNYALYRAIQEWQQQS from the exons ATGAGTGGTGAAATTGGAGTGATTAACGCGGAAGGGATCTGTGATGGGGAGAATACGGTGTTTGTAGCAGTGGGAAAGAATGTGAAGGAGGGAAAATCCATACTCTCATGGGCCTTGAAAAGCTTTTCTGTTAGGAGAATTTGTATTCTTCATGTCCACCCCTCCAATCATTTAC TGAGTGGGAAGGTTTCAGGTACAAAGCTGAAACAGCACATGGTGAAGGCATGCCAAGAACTTGAACGCCAAAAACTGCACAAATTTCTAAATCAGTATCTTCTCTTTTTATCCCAAGCTGGG ATACAGGGGGGTAAGGTGTGGCTTGAAATGAATAATGTGGAGAAAGGGATAATACATATTATTGAACAACACAAAATTCAGTGGCTAGTCATGGGAGCAGCAGCAGAGACTCATTACTCTAA ACAATTGTCAGAGCTCAAGTCCAGCAAAGCTAAATTCGTGTGCCAGCATGCACCAATCCACTGTCAAATTTGGTTTACTTGCAGCAGCTACCTGATACATACGAG ATCTAAGAACTGCTCTCATTTAACTAGCAAAGAGTCATTGTCGTCTCCAAAAGATAATGGAGGAACCAAATTGCATGATCATGCTGATGATGGATATGAAGATTTGAACATTTCGGAAGACGCATCAATGTCAGCTGACAAAATGGTCAACGTAGAGATCAAAGGAAACTATTCATTCTTGCGCTCAAAAAACAAGTGTGAAACACATTTACATCGTTCAACATCTCTTCCTATACTG GAAGAAGGAGGGTTTCACACGAAACCCTCTAGTGATGAAAGGAGTAGACTGGATCATGCTGAGAACTCCAAAAAAAGCGCATTTGAAGAGTCGGTAAAGCGATGGAGAGCTGAAGAAGATGCTATGGAGGCTATCCACATG GCTGAAGTGTCATATAAATTATCCAAGGAAGAGGAAGGTCGAAGGAAAGAAAAGGAGGAAATTTTGGCAAAGCAAAAGGAAGAAGTAGAAAGAATGAAGATTCAGCATGACCTGTGCCTGAAAGAACTTCAGATGATCCAGGAGAAGAAGCTTGTACTAGAAAGTCAAATAACTGAGTCCTCCTATGCAGCGCAGGAGTTAGAGGAGAAGATAATTCAAGCAGTGGAGCTTCTGATATCTTTTAGGAAGAAAAGGGATGAGCTGCAGATAGAGTGTGACAATGCAATTAAAGAAGTTAACCAATTCAGAAAGTTGGTGGAAGCTGATACTGATGAGCATTGTATCaaaaatttcttttcaatttctttttctgaCATCATAGAGGCTACACAAAATTTTGATCCAACCTCAAAGATTGGAGAAGGAAAACTCGGAAGTGTTTACAAGGGGATTATTCACAATGTAAAAGTAGCTATAAAGATGTTACCAGCTTGTGGTTCTTTAAGTGATTCAGATTTCCAACATAAG GCAGAAAGTTTGAGCAGGGTGAGGCATCCAAACCTTGTTACACTGATGGGGATTTGCTCAGAATCTAGGTCCCTTACCTATGAATTCCTTGAAAAGGGAAACCTTGAAGATCACCTGGCTGGCCGAACAAAATCCCGCCCTCTTTGTTGGCAACATCGGATAAGAATTGCTGTTGAGATATGCTCTGCTCTTATCTTTCTGCATTTCAATGACCCTTGCCTTGTCCACGGAAACTTGACACTTAGCAACATCCTCCTTGATGCTAAATTTATCAGCAAAATTAGTGATCTGGGAGTCCATCTCTTGGTTTCCCATAATGAGAATTCCAGTATTGATGGCAAATTCTGTGGTAAGGATGACCCAGAGGCTTCTGATCCAGAATGCATCGATAAGGGACAGCTTACTGTAGAATCTGATGTTTACTCATTCGGCATTATACTTTTACGACTTTTGACTGCAAGACCAGCTTCAGGCATAGTGAGGGAGGTCAAGTGTGCTTGGGAAAGTGGGAACTTGGGTTCAGTTTTGGACTGTTCAGCTGGTGAATGGCCAACTGAACGAGCGAACCTGTTAGCTTATCTAGCGTTGAGGTGCTGTGCGGAGGATCCTTTAAATCGACCTAATATGCTCTTAGAAGTCTGGCCAACAATTGAGCCAATGAGAGATGTATGCACACCATGCCCGGATTCAAATACTTCATCTCAGGGTTCCAAGAGTCAACGACGAATTCCTCCTCATTTTGTTTGTCCTATCTTCCAG GAAGTTATGGAAGATCCATACATAGCAGCAGATGGTTATACATATGAAGGTGATGCAATAAAAGGATGGCTGTATAGCGGACATGATACTTCTCCAATGACAAACCTCAAGCTGGATACCTGCGATCTAATTCCCAATTATGCTCTCTATCGCGCAATTCAGGAATGGCAGCAACAGTCCTGA